CTACAAACATGTCCTGACATTAAGTGAGTTACATTAGTCAAACGAAGGCAAGGATATACTTTGGGGTTGGTGTGATCAAGGACCTATGACACCATTGGTTCGAACTAAAACAAGCGCATTTTTGATCGGTGATCCTCAACTGTAAATACATATctgacacaaacaaaccaatCCCCAGCACCCTACAACGACCCCCCACCCGACCCCTAAACACACGAAAAAAGCCATAATAAGTCATGTGCCCCACCACTGAAAAAAACCCTATCCTTATTTTTTCGGCAGCCTTTCCACAGATTGCAAGACATACTATTCATGCCAAGGCCTTCAACTGTAATATTTGTTGCTAGTGTGTTTTAACTGTTTGTTTCCCTGTGTGTTTCAGTCAGGGCAACGTCGGAGGGCGATGCAGCTAGAGGAGTACCCACCATCACACGTTCACATCGACTTCAATCCAGTAGGAGGGGCAAGAGGAACAGAAGACATCTTCAACCTCGGCCAGCTGGAACAGCAGCGTCTCACCTGGGAATACCTGGAGACCATCCGCCTCAAGAAGCTCCGCATCCCCAACCGCTACTCCCGCCACCTGGGCAAGGGCTTCACCATGCCTCGCGAGGAACACCCGCTGCAGGGCCCTGCCTGGAACAACTCCCTCAAGCCCACCCCGGTCAATGGCGTGGGCAGCATCAAAGATGAAAAGCAAGGAGCCAAGTGCATCAACAACTCCATCGCCCCCTTCTTCACCGTGGGCAAGCCCACCTGCGGCTACTTCTTCTCCCGCTCCACAGACAACAAGAAGAGGAACATCGGGATCCCTCCATCTGACGTGGTCAAGTGGAGGTCGTTTGCCCAATGATGCCTTCTTCTTGGTCATCGTTTGTTTGTCGTCTTAATGTCCATGttgtcttcgtcttcttctgaaGCGCTTTCGTTTTGTTCTTGTGTTGGACGCCCTGGCTTTTGTCTTCATCGTCGTcgttttgtaaagcgctttcgTTTTCTTCTTGTACTGGGTGTCTAGGCTATCGTCTGCGGTGGTCTTCGTCGATGCCGTCTTTGTCGATGTCGTCTTCTTCGACCTTCAACGCTTTCGTCTTCTTGGAACTGTCCGTGAAGCCATGCCTATGGGTCGTCATTTACCCCAGTTTATCCTTTTTCTTCATTCCAAGCTTTTGGGATCTTGTCCACGCTTTCATCCAAATGTTTGTGTCGTCGACTCAACGTACTGTTTTTCGAGCTGCTTTAGTGTTGTTAAAACCTCGGCAAACTCTTCTTCAAACCGATCCAACGTGTTGACATCTCATGACCTCTCAAACCGTTTTATAAATTATATGTTAGTAGTGCATTTAGAACCAACCTTTCAAGTCATGATTTTTTCCCTTGGATATTTATACTGAAGAGAGCTAGtgctttttgtgtgccttatgTAGTATTCCCAATGGCTCCCATTGTTTTGGTGAAACATGTCAGATCATTTCTCTGTTTTGTGGGCGGCGTGTGCCCAGCAGAATGTAAGGGCTTGCTGTTTTGAGGTTTTCGCCCAGAACAAGTaatgtcatttcaatgcaaAACTGATCCAAAATCTGTGATATTTTTGGAGTGCTATGTGTTATACTATTTCATCTTTTCGTTCGCACGTTTTAAAGTACATTTTAAGATTGTTCTTACAATTATTATATAGTTGTTGAGGAAGAGTCTGAAAGAAAAAAGAGTTACTCTGTTATGGAACCTGATTTCTGCACAAGGTATGTAGGTATATAGAGAATAGTACATGGCtggctgtgtcgtaccagatttacacgaggttttttttaaaatattgaactgcgagcgaaagcgagctgttcactatttgaaaaagcaacgagtgtaaatctggtacgtacgacacagcaagccatgtagtattctgtttatcctacatactgtacttacgtgtattttactgaaaatgtcttgcagtcgaggcagctaaattaaagacgcttgttttggaacccagatctcttctaaagcctcgtgcaatctattacgtcaaagcatagaaacgtcactctgaaagtgtggcgtgacgtgttagttctaaagattcatcgagggtaattagcgagcgcaatttttgtttctataatgacgtttgtctcggtgactttggcatcataagtagtgtaaaaacaggtccctgccagacttgcttgacatgacctcatttacatgatatacacacgtgtgatttgaacgaatgttatctcacgggtgtctctctcacgtatgtaggataaatttaTTTGCGTAATACTTAGACTTTTGCATAAAATTCATGTGGAAAATCTCTTGTGTTACTTTTTATTTTACAAAAAAAGCGATTACCACTGTATGCTAAGAAAACAGTAGTAGTTTGCAGATTTGAGCAAACAAATTGATTTGCAAAGTAAGTCCTGATCTATATCCTTAAAATGTGCTGATTGTTACTTTTACACTCGCAAAAGTCATCTGACACCGCATTAATAATCACCCGTTCAGTATTATTGTCAGTATTTTGTTAAAAACACGTTGCTGCATAATAATGTGTATTACCTGTTAGTCCTTTTTCATTGTCACACAGTATTATTGCCTGTATTTTTCCAGCACAGAATGTTATATTGGTGCAGTATTATTCATTCTACtgagaacaagacaaagtatTTTAATGTGTATGAAAACAGTATTAATCAGCTTATACATTTCTGCTTTGCCCATGTAGTCTCGACACACCAGAAAGCCCTTCCATCACGTTTTGAACTTTATCTCTTGATGTCTTTCTTTtaccgtttttacatttagtcaagttttgactaaatgttttaacatagagggggaatcgagacgagggtcgtggtgtatgtgtgtgtgtgtgtgtgtgtgtgtgtgtgtgtgtgtgagtgtgtgtgtgtgtgtgtgtgcgtgtgtgtgtttgtagagcgattgagagtaaactactttatgaaatttgacatgagagtttctgggtataatatccccggactttttttctctcattttttcgataaatgtctttgatgacgtcatatccggctttttgtaaaagttgaggcggcactgtcacaccctcatttttcaatcaaattgattgaaattttggccaagcaatcttcgacgaaagccggactttggtattgcatttcagcttggtggcttaaaaattaattgatgactttggtcattaaaaatctgaaaattgttaaaaaaataatttttttataaaacgatccaaatttacgttcatcttattcttcatcattttctgattccaaaaacatataaatatgttatgtttggattacaaacaagccctgaaaattaaaaagattaaaattatgatcaaaattaagttttcgaaatcaatttaaaaacactttcatcttattccttgtcggttcctgattcaataaacatatagatatgatatgtttggattacaaacacgctcagaaagttaaaacgaagagagctagAGGTACAGTAAttaagcgtgctatgaagcacagcgcaaccgctaccgcgccaaacaggctcgtcactttcactgccttttgcactagcggcggactacgttcaatttcattctgtgagttccacagcttgactaaatgtagtaatttcgccttacgcgacttgtttttgactcacatgcgaagcaaaagtgagtctatgtactcacccgagtcgtccgtccgtccgtaccccccgtccgtccgtccgtccggccgtccgtccggccgtccgtccgtccgtccggaaaactttaacgttggatatttcttggacactattcagtctatcagtaccaaatttggcaagatggtgtatgatgacaaggccccaaaaaacatacatagcatcttgaccttgcttcaaggtcaaggtcaaggtcgcaggggccataaatgtctaaaaaacagctatttttcacatttttcccattttctctgaagtttttgagatttaatacctcacctatatatgatatatagggcaaagtaagccccatcttttgataccaggttggtttaccttgcttcaaggtcaaggtcacaggagctcttcaaagttggattgtatacatattttgaagtgaccttgaccctgaactatggaagataactgtttcaaacttaaaaattatgtggggcacatgttatgctttcatcatgagacacatttggtcacatatgatcaaggtcaaggtcactttgacccttatgaaatgtgaccaaaataaggtagtgaaccactaaaagtgaccatatctcatggtagaaagagccaataagcaccattgtacttcctatgtcttgaaataacagctttgtgttgcatgaccttggatgtattttggtaggaaaaatgtgtaaagcagttcttagtgtatgatgtcattgctaggtttagctgaaggtcaaggtcatgtaaaggtcaaggtcaagcatgtgagtcgtatgggctttgctcttcttgttctttcttttttttcccctatTGTATTCTTTCAATTGTTTGTCTTTCTTCTCTTTTATTTCGCAGGGGAGTATGGGTCCTTTGTTCAATAACGGACTGGTATTTGCTCCTTGTTTAAGGGaatattttattttacacacaTTTAACGTTTTTGCACTGTTCAAAGTGTTACTCCTTAAATTGTGTGATGAAATATGAACATTAAAACCCTGTAACCGTGAAGTTGTGTGTTAGTTTTATTCGTGCGCTtgcgtgcttgtgcgtgtgtgtgtgcgcgtctgTGCGTGCTTGagcgtgacacattctgtgtatacatatatgtgtatgtgcgtgtatttgtgcgtgcgtgtatgggtatacatcgtgtgtgtgtgtgtgtgtgtgtgtgtgtgttgcaccattgtttgtgtgtttgtttgtgtgtgtgtttgtttgtttgggtttttgcttgtgtgtgtgtgtcagtgtgtgtgtgtgtgtatgtgtgtatgtgtttgtttgtttacagatTTGTTAGCAGATATATCTATGATACGGAGAAAAAAACATCATCCAAACTGGCAAAAGAATAAATGCGCACAGCGAAAATCATCAAAGTTGGCTCAAACTTCCCACAAAACGGAAACCATTTCAAGGCTCTTTGCGGTACTTCAAAGATACAGGTAAACAGTATCAACAGACTAATGTAAGTCAACCCCATGGCCTGCATCACTAGTAAATAAGGACACAAGTGAAGAGAAAGAAACGAAAACGACAGGAAAGACTTGAAAAGTGGCTAGTCTGCTGTATGGCTGTATATGCATGGGCACACATTTGTAACAATACACGAGGTTCTTGTACGACTGAAGTGTCTTCATAAAAACCCAAAGGCCCTTTTTCAACTCTGAAAATGATTTACGTTGGATCTTTGCCGAGTTTTTGAATCACAGACCATTCTGTGTGTGggaagtttatttgtttatcaGCATGAATGTATGTACCAGCCTAGCTTCAAGCATAAAGAAAAGCTctcaaataaataaagaataaaagtttaaaaaaataaaatctcacACAGCCACAGTctagcacacgcacgcacgaacacacacacacacacacacacacacacacacacacacacacacacacacacacatgcacactcacatatatatatatactagatgaatacccgcttcgccgggtacggctgcgccgggaaaaagtcgagccgaatacccggctgcgccggggacccggctttgccggcgcaccgcacgaaggaagggagataaacgcgcaaaacactggagaagagtagtgaccttctaaaaatagaataacgggaatatggattgagcgttgtcgacagtgaccttctaaaaatagaaacgggaatatggattgacgccacacgaaggaagggaggtaaacgctgaaaacactggagaagataaggaagagttactggaaatggatccagagaaaaaccaaaatcggttcagcgctgcgcgctgagagcacgtgttgaaaattatcatcgaccagattgtgtccggagtctctctgaataagcccaccaaatttgaagcagatccatcgagaactttggccgtgcatcgcgcacagacacacagacacacagacacacagacacacatacactagtcgtatatatatataaatatatatatatatatatagatattttTACGTCACACCCGCCCATAgcacccccattccacacaaccgttctaggtcccgttcccgtaccgaccaaggaacggtgcgggcacgggagggatcgggaggacgctgctcaaagatgccaaaaacggccgtttgcgcagcgttccattgttgtggcagccgtccttggtcggtacgggaacgggacctagaacggttgtgtggaatgggggtgtaAGTTTCACGATTATTgaacttaaaggcacacacagcctcccgtaaaccatccgtttctggtcacagagactgtcaggcttttacacacagtacaaacaccctttcgtttaaactcaccgcttgagaacatcctaggtgccctccgtgaaGAGTGAGCATTTTTTTGTTTGCgcggccagccggattgtctgtaccacaatcggacgccttgttttggcgctagaactaacttttaaaatcttctaaataataaatttacagtttgtaacacaaacattcttaaatcataaaagatttcttttctCATCAAGAcgagatcagtacaactcgaggttttgaaagtttgtttttaattgaagGCCGGAAGCAATGATCGTGTTTCACCAAGCCATGCAAGCAGATGAACGTTCTGCATCTAATAgcttcgtgtgactcgcagtcgtttgttgcattttagattcagaggtacacaattacgtgctattgcagacacagcaagtcgcattgaaatcacaaactgacgacgaacttgtgagaaaaaaaggaaagtgtgtgcaacgggtccacgatggctcacGGGTAAACTAAACCACGAAATCTTGTGtctggtttacgcaagctaaatagccattcaaacgaactgtgtcatttaatgctgttaaatgctattgtaagtgtgttccataacGTTTGAACTGGggtttttttcgtgagaagatttaaatcgttctgtaaaccatttgaggcagactgggcctcTAAACGACCCGCTGAAAAACTAGACTTTTCTTTGGCACCTTCCTTATGTCATTACTTTGGTGACGTCACTCCACAAAAAAGCCATTTGGGCACCTTGCTCAGGAAAGGTCAACACGGGTAGCACAATACCTGCCGACAGGTGTCTTTGTAATGCAGGTACACACAGCACGCAAACCTACCCCCTGCGTGGAACATTACCTGTGTGTTGTATAAGGGATATAGAGAATTGAGGACAGAACTAAACTATAATCTCTGCCTTCGCACGCAAGCGGTATGGTTCTGGGCTAGTGCAGGGTAGCGATCATGTAATAGGCAATGTCTGCAGAAAGATTGATCGAGTTGTTTTGTAGACGTTGAACGAAAAGTCATCGCTGAAAAAATTCTCTCAAATTGTAACGTAAAGTCTGCAGACAAAATAATCAACCTGTTAAATAGGCGTGTACAGCAAAGGCtcatcttaaaaaaaaattaataaaaataaaaaataaaaaatctctgaaaatgtAAGTATAGCCTGAAGAAAAATTATTTGTGTTGACACACATTTTTACATGTCTTCGAAGAAGAAAACCTTGCTGAATTCAGTAACAATTCTATCGAaatcatgtccctaataggtcTCAGCTACCGAGCTACTAAGAACTCAAAACTCAGAAGACATGGCAGTACAGTTACTTAAAAAAACATGAGCAGTGTGCGACAGATAATAAGAGAAGAACCTTTGATTACTGGCAGAAAGATCAAAGACAAGTTAAGCAGTGAAATCTCTAAATTTTGAATGAACGTTGTCACCCTTCAAAATTGGCGAGCcagtgtaacacgagaaaattactcccacgagatttttactccggagtaaaaatttcgtacgaaaattttactccctttacgaaaaagctacacccccataacacgagaaaataactttcaacgacaggtgtgttccgagtcaaaatttcggtcgaaaatgttactcccctaacgaataaataacgaataaattagtACACCCTGACACTACGAGCAATTTACTgtccacgccaggtgtacgcaacttttactcccctgtcccctgttagtcttggtggtggaaggggtggagggagggtagcgcgagatcacattattggcattatcccttcgcacgcatcccattttcgcgtacgagatttttttactggaagtataAATTTGGtgagtcaaaatttcgtggagggagtaattttgtcgtaccttggggagttcttttctcgtacgaaaggtgtactcggagtaagaatttcgtacgaaatgtttactccggagtaaatttttcgtggagtaaaaatgtcgtgttacaccggttgaGTTGACTGCCAAGTACTTTGACGGTTGAACAGAAAAGCCTAAGGGGTGGGGTGGTTCGGTGTCATCTAGACTCTGCTTGCGGACTACAATTGGAGAGTGTAAAGATTCGGCAAGGGGAAATCAATATTGGAAACGaaacttgtttttaaaacgacAGTCCTTCACTATTCCAGATTTAGCCaaacttttacatgggatcaggTCATTCCCCCAACATATGCATACGAAAAAGTCAACAGCATTGATGCTTAATAATTATTgggattttgttttaatgaattAACTTATAAAAAGCAACTAAATTATAGTGTCAATCTGAAAAAACTCTGCACCGGATGCTGTCAGGATAGTTATTGTGTGTGCAATTGcagggatggtctcatcccgTATCAAAGACTGAGCACATGTGATATAGTGAGTAGTTtcagcttgttgttgatccttaacatgtatATATTATGTTCAATTACCTATGAAttattgaataaacactgtttaaatcTTATAGTGAGTAGAATTGTTTTCACAGAAAAGACTGTGCCTTGTTACAATTAAAAGAGCCTTGTtaatccgtgatttgtaaaaatgtaaaacattttacaaatcatctttgttatgctaaaaatcgttatatcatatatatcgggcccaaaccacccccctccacacagCATAGAGGCtataaacaacaaatattaataactagatgattacccgcttcgccgggaagaagtagagccgaataccaggctgcgcctgggacccggctttgccacacggaggaagggagataatcgcggctgaaaacactggagaacataaggaagagttactggtagtggatccagaccaaatttttttttttaaaaatcggttcagcgcgcacagcgctgcgcgctgagagcacgtgttgaaatatctcatcgaccaggttgtgtcccgggtgtacctgaatatggccaccaaatttgaaacagatccatcgagaactttggccgtgcatcgcgaacagacagacagacactagtcgtatatatatatagaagataataaaaggcatgtaggcttattactttgtggaatgcgatatttttgtatttttacatttttacaaatcgcggttttaggttcgacgtaatttgtaaaatgcttttacatttgtacaaatcacgggttaacaagcCTCCAAACTTGTAAGTGACGATGGATCCGTACAGGGTCTTATCTGTGATGAGAGCATTCTTCAACCCAACATCCCAACATCCACCATAAAGACCACTGTATCGATGTATTTGTGAATGTCTTTCTTTTCCAAAAATAAACGTtcaaattaataataataattatcagtaagtactggtgtcacatgactgatgtgaaccagttgattggctaatggcgatgcgcttaaatctgttagcgcactcttggagtgagtgcgctaacttttcttacgccctttgccaaagcgagactgtactctcatcctcagaattaattaatgacatgtagcttatattcttcattttaccaaaaaataaccatacatttcctgcggctcaaagcagaaggGTTTTTTcctgacagatcgcaggcgcctgtgccacagttaagcccactgatctaaaaatagaagcggctgtatctcttccacaaatggtctcttctcgttttgacttgcaaagattcttctcatatgccgtgttagtggcatatGTAGCTTATTAATCACATTACTAAAtgatgagtttgtgtaaaattcccagcggcaaacagaaaacacaagtgttattccgataacgtatcagctagaccagcatttgaaagtcgactctgttatagtagacaacactgaaatacgactgcatcagttcagtaaatgaatggtttccgaattattatttcaaggcaacaacaatcggaatcgaaaacgtgtagggttaagaacgttcttaccatgtataaaacatattaccagcctgcctcatgcgtgcagacgagcaattgttgtttttgaaatgagactgcagtgcagtactgtggttcgattgccctagccgcctagcagacgcagcaaattaacatgttgggcaaatgtgaacaaacaaacgatggggacaaAATACGTGTAtggttcacagcattcttacggttcatatatatagtaccagtctccccgatgagtgtagatacaacacgagaaacataccacatttactttgaaaatgtgctaaccgtggccttggccggagtcaattcaaggggcaacactctgcacagtcaatctgtcgaagctcgatgaagtgtgtgtgtgtgtgtctgtctgtctgtgtgtgtgtgtgtgtgtgtgtgtgtgtagagcgattcagaccaaactactggaccgatctttatgaaattttacatgagagttcctgggaatgatatccccgggcgtttttttctttttttcgataaatacatttgatgacgtcatatccggctttttgtaaaagttgaggcggcactgtcacaccctcatttttcaatcacattgattgaaattttggcccagcaatcttcgacgaaggccggactttggtattgcatttcagcttggtggcttaaaaattaattaatgactttggtcattaaaaatctgaaaattgtaaaaaaaaataattgtttttaaaacgatccaaatttacgttcatcttattcttcatcattttctgattccaaaaacatataaatatgttatattcggattaaaaacaagctctgaaaattaaaaatataaaaattattattaaaataaaatttccgaaatcgatttaaaaacaatttcatcttattccttgtgggttcctgattccaaaaaacatatagatgtgatatgtttggattaaaaacacgctcagaaagttaaaaagaatagagataaagaaaagcgtgctatccttctcagcgcaactactaccccgctcttcttgtcaatttcactgcctgtgcatcgagcggtggactgacgatgctacgagtatacgctcttgctgtaaaaatgcagtgagttcagtttcattctgttagttcgacagcttgactaaatgttataatttcgccttacgcgacttgtttgttgttattgtggtcTATACAGTCTCTATCAGATACAAACTTTGCTTGATTGTGGGcctctttgtttgttgttattgtggtcTATACAGTCTCTATCAGATACAAACTTTGCTTGATTGTGGGcctctttgtttgttgttattgtggtcTATACAGTCTCTATCAGATACAAACTTTGCTTGATTGTGGGCCtctgtgtttgttgttattgtggtcTATACAGTCTCTATCAGATACAAACTTTGCTTGATTGTGGGcctctttgtttgttgttattgtggtcTATACAGTCTCTATCAGATACAAACTTTGCTTGATTGTGGGcctctttgtttgttgttattgtggtcTATACAGTCTCTATCAGATACAAACTTTGCTTGATTGTGGGCctctttgttgttattgtggtcTATACAGTCTCTATCAGATACAAACTTTGCTTGATTGTGGGCCtctgtgtttgttgttattgtggtcTATACAGTCTCTATCAGATACAAACTTTGCTTGATTGTGGGcctctttgtttgttgttattgtggtcTATACAGTCTCTATCAGATACAAACTTTGCTTGATTGTAGGcctctttgtttgttgttattgtggtcTATACAGTCTCTATCAGATACAAACTTTGCTTGATTGTGGGCCtctgtgtttgttgttattgtggtcTATACAGTCTCTATCAGATACAAACTTTGCTTGATTGTGGGcctctttgtttgttgttattgtggtcTATACAGTCTCTATCAGATACAAACTTTGCTTGATTGTGGGCCtctgtgtttgttgttattg
The sequence above is a segment of the Littorina saxatilis isolate snail1 linkage group LG3, US_GU_Lsax_2.0, whole genome shotgun sequence genome. Coding sequences within it:
- the LOC138963076 gene encoding putative uncharacterized protein CIMIP3 isoform X1 codes for the protein MSGQRRRAMQLEEYPPSHVHIDFNPVGGARGTEDIFNLGQLEQQRLTWEYLETIRLKKLRIPNRYSRHLGKGFTMPREEHPLQGPAWNNSLKPTPVNGVGSIKDEKQGAKCINNSIAPFFTVGKPTCGYFFSRSTDNKKRNIGIPPSDVVKWRSFAQ
- the LOC138963076 gene encoding putative uncharacterized protein CIMIP3 isoform X2, with product MQLEEYPPSHVHIDFNPVGGARGTEDIFNLGQLEQQRLTWEYLETIRLKKLRIPNRYSRHLGKGFTMPREEHPLQGPAWNNSLKPTPVNGVGSIKDEKQGAKCINNSIAPFFTVGKPTCGYFFSRSTDNKKRNIGIPPSDVVKWRSFAQ